The segment TcctttctcttcaagaacccccaccggtaccaggaatacaggggcccaacgtggtgatggttcgaccagattgaagccgacttgcgtgtgtcgagacgcgtatTTCgttaggggaagacggggtaagacgtcccccctaagcgaataaattactagcataaaatgtgtacgaaaattcacattttcttgttccacacatggaaaagcattcatttatctaccattaaaaattatataaagaattaattagtttatttttccgtgatttttcatcaattttcgaaacgtctaaaaattacttgttcacaaccaggcgggataagaaggaccaccaaaggggtaagacggaccatggcggattgtgtcagatttgaaggtttctttgagttgtaaacacaatatCAATATtatattaactaagtaagaacaagttcttaaggggtttttaggtacatgctaaaagaaggtatagtttaatttagacacctgctaaaagaaggaactttactactagttcaattttgaaaataagagtagacgttattttactccactggtttttatttactcttttcttggcgttatttttgttgatttgtcagcaggacgtttactcttcgaataccattaactttaggtgaaggtaaaggaggcaacgttaagtgaattggaatcatcgaattttgattccattagatccaaatttacattgattgtgttattcgaatggcacttgttggcttcttttgacgtgggaggctctgtgttagacaggatgatctcagattcagggataatttttattacaagtgtactctatttcgaaaaagacactgatgaagcctgcaagtcgtaaacgaaatgcgtatctgtcggaataataaaatagttagtcaaatttaacaggaaaaaggttggttttttcattcaatatttttaaaatctattaagacacttaACAGgagaactttaggcaattataagcactatgacgtatggcccttttacccagtgaaaaatggcccgtcttacccctagctaacaatttacattattttgcttttatctctcaatccatACTATTTTCTATACATTTTCCACCACACGCaaaacaagaattgcccaattaaagtcagtggtaagagaaacgtcaaaagatttagctttttttgctgaaaacccttaaatttgttgctgctgaaattatatcgcatgaagacactgcgaacgaaaagtttgttttgattctagttttgacgttggatacggccgagtgccacaggttgtctcgaaattGTTTAGATAGACTAATAAACAACTCTTACCCCGCcaggccttcttaccccttgttcccctacttCTTCTACCGTTACCTTTGTCTACTAGAAAGACCACCGGTGACCACTTCATGACAAAATGTAGCTTTTGTCTTCTTATTGATCGAGGGAATAAGCAAAATAATGAACGAAATTTAAAAACTTGTAGAGTAAATAAACATGAAAAGAACATAATTcttttgggtatgaaatggggaaggcaaacgagacagcgaccaacatagcttttgccagcccaagctcctacctagcacctccacgtggccatacccggtaatactctattgagtagctaagctaggaggtgcgatgtcgcgtggttcccagatgcagacggctgagccacacggccttgatAGTAGGTAAGtgtaataagttattttaattctttgtttcgttttagttcaTCAAGCATCTCCTATTGTACAGTTAAGACTCTAACCGTAACaagcttaaataatgcacatggatatcataaAGAAcaactaaattaattattggatattagatgatggaaactgatgtaattatttttcattcgaaggattgatggtgagattgttctatttttctcatatatgctccatttcattttatttttaatattttattcatatcgtatattattgggtacaagaacacctatgaagattgcgtgagtttttgcgcatcctcttaaagtaggtggtcaactaacgtacccatttttacaatcgtaaggacatggccaggtgtatggtgtacttacgggtacatcatatcagccacccatgatgtgtacggttggctatgctatgctatgctatgctatgctatgctatgctatgctatgaaaAGAACATAATTCTTTTATTTCCCCATAACTAGAACTAACTCGATTTCGTAACTAAACTTCATAAGCCCAGGTTAACAAAACTCTCCCGAAACCTATCCGCTTCGGCTACCATCACTTCATGTGTTCGCCTCGGCCGTTCCGGTTCTTTATCGTGCCGGTTGAGCTCACCGTAAATTTGGTCATTTTCCGGAAAATCACCCACATGGCGAGGCATCACGTGGCAGTGTACCTGTTGCACTGTTTGACCCGCTTCAGGTCCATCCTGTACGGTCACCGTCGACGATGTGGCATCGTACAACTTTTCTGCCACTTTTTGAACTTTACAAACGGTCTGGAAAAAGTCGTTGATTTCTGCTGGTGTCAAATCGGGAAGTCGAGCTGCCGAACGTTTTGTGGACACTAGAACGTCTACATGAGAGCATAAAGCTAAGGAAAACATTTGATAGCGGTTGACCAATTGATCGACTAATTTTTTCAAACTAATTATGTTGGCTGTTTGCGTACACCTGTTGGAAAATAGAACAGTTATTGACATAATCAACTACCTATTTGTGATcttaaatttttattcaaaatcaAGTGCATCTTTCAATTTCATTGCATTCGCAGGAATTCTTCTCGAAACATTTTCGCTTCGGCATTCATTTCTTCTGGGGATCGTTTGGGTTTCGTTGGATCTTTATCATGCCGTCTGAGCTCGTTATAGAATTGACGCTTTTCGGAAAAATCACCCTTACGCCTAGGCAAAATATGACAGTGCACATGATTTACCGTTTGGCCAGCATCTGGCCCATCCTGTACGGTTACCGTAGTCGATGTGACTCCGTATAATTTTTCTGCCACTTTCTGAACTTTACAGATGGTCTGGAAAAAATCGTTAATTTCCGCCGGTGTTAGGTCGGGTAACCGAAATGCAGGACGCTTCAGGGTCACTAGAACATCTGTGTGTTTAACAATAAGCACATTAAGGAAAATATTTGAATCGAGACAAGTCATCGaaccaaataaaattttattttgaaaggATACGACCCGGAACGACACATCGGATGTTGACAAATGCGAAACTATGCTCCGATGAGAAGAAAACCGTCTCTTTTGGTATATCGAATCCTCCAAATAGATATTTTTGCTCCAGCAATGGCGGTCCTGCTAGTGCATCGCGACAGGACAAATTGTAAATGTCATCACGACGGTGTTCAAAGCAGGGCATATTCTGCCTTACGCTACCCAGCCGATCATAGTTTAGAGTCGTAACAACGACGTCCAGATCTTGCTGACCGGCTTCCCCCAGGACAACTCCCCAGGGATCAACAACCATAGCATGGCCATAGCTTTCGCGTTTTTTGTTGTGAAACCCGATCTGAGCTGCCGCTATCACAAAGCACTGATTTTCGATAGCGCGAGCTCGCAGCAGCACTTCCCAGTGAGCTCTACCCGTGGACACGGCAAATGCAGACGGATAGGTTATTATCTCTGCTCCTTGTTTCCGCAGAAGGGTGCTCGCTTCTGAAAAACGTACGTCGTAACACTGCAAGAAGAAACATATAGGATCAGAAACATTCTCTCAAACGCGATTTATTTCAAGACTAAAGCAACTAATAAGCTGTATAATAAGACTACTTTTTAAAATAGTGTTGGAAATGCCATTTTGATCACCAACGAGCTTATCGTTACAGAAATTTGATAACCAAACTTGACCAGAAATTGAGGACGTGGAATTGGGCGACCGGTGTTTTCAATATTACGGCGCAACATGCCATAAAGTCTACAAAAAATCCATCTTTTACTTGTTAAATGCGGTAATTTATCTGTGCTTTGAAGATAAACGCTGTATAAATAAGTCAATCAGAGGCAGGGAAAGTATATGGTGCACTCAGTAATTAAGAAACTTTGTCGAGCACGGGCTGGGGAGAAGGTGGTTGTTTGGAGAGCGGGTCTGGAAAGTTGACTGAAATGATAGCTGCATTTTACGTAATTTAAAGAGGCATGTAATAGTCTTCAGCACATTATACATAGTTTAGGCTGACATAAAAGGATAATTCTTAACCAGTTGCGATGGGTAGGCGTTATCACTGAATTTTAGAAACAAAACTGAATGAAATCACAGGTGCATATGGTTCTTGTCTCTAGCCTGGGAAGCGAAAATGTGCTTACTCGTGATTAGTTCATTGATCAATTATGACAATTATCAattattacaattattaatagcaaaattttaaaagtaaATTTCTGTCGCTAAAGGTATAGCTTAATTTGCTGCAAAATTTCTGATCGGCTgatataaataactttcgaATTAGTTGAGAAATCACCGAGTTAttactattagcgctcaaaagcTATCATTTttccgtgacgctcgcatttttagatattttgtatGGCAACCTACCTTGCCGTTGTAAGTATTTAATATGGTTCATCTGCAATACTTACGATCTGCATTCCCAGCCTACCTATCGGTGTTTCAATCGGCGGAACCAGTTCACTGCCGGAGCGCACCGTTTCTGATTCTCGGAATTTGAACTCTGGCGTTACTACATTGAACATATGTAGTTTGCGATATTTGCCCACTATCGTCCCCCGATTGTCAACTACGATGTGAGTATTATAGATGTTTTCAACCTTTTCATCATCAGCATTGCCATTCAAGATTGCCTCGTGAACCCCACCGAACGAAATCCAGAGATCGTTTTCTTTGGCAAGTTGTGCATATTTGTTTACCGTTGGTCCAGTCAAAGGTTCCGATAGCTTTAGTGTTTCTTCTCGGTTATTACCCACGTAATCACAACATTCCGGAAAGAaaacaaactgaaaataaagGTATACCACCATGAAACAGTCTTTCACATTATAAATAGAATACTATTATATTACCTTGGCATCCTGATCTTTTGCTTTTTCGACGATGTTTATCACCTGATTTAAATTATGCTGTTTGTCATTAGTCGATCGCATCTGAGCGATTGCAATTTTTGGATTGTCCATAGTTCTCATACTGCTCAGGTTGCGAGAATTTACTGGATCAAACAGCTGATCGAACGAGAACTTCAGCAGTTTGCTGAATCTACACGAAAATCGGGTATACATTCAAGCTTAAACAAGAATGAGTTACAAAACTGCCTTATAAAGTGCAAATATACCGCTGGATATACCGATTCTGTGTCAATAATTATGCTAATGAATCACTATAGCGATCACTAGCTAGTAAATAGcttgtttataaatattttactattttaCTGATAcgaccagcggggtgctatcccaatcttaacgaacggtgtttgacagtcgacttaacgaagggcgctatttcaagaaatgcaagaaatagcgcccgtctgacaggtagatttgctgccaagcttgtcgagatgtgctgagatgttggcaacaaaaacatggcacccatcgcaagcccctggatACGACCGATGCGACtgataaataaaaatatcatataAGACACACCCTGTTACTGTCAACTGTCATTATGTTCCATTTGCCAAATGTTTCAATTTTCCTTCGTTATTTTTGTTGTGGTTTTGCTCGTTTTGCTTGTCTCATTGATCTGAGTCTGAGGAGTCTGATCTATTTCTGATTTAAAAGTTGAAacgaatacgaaacctggagaCCGTGACGGGCTGTTTATCAGTAGAGTGACTTTATACAGATTGTGGACAGCTTTTTTAGAATATTCCCAATTTTTGATTTCAACGCATCATCAATTCATTTGTCGGCCCAGAAAAACTAAAATGAAGCAACGAGCGAGATCGAACAGCAGTTCCTCACGACGTGTAAAATCCAAAACCCGTTCATCTAAGGAGATCAAAACCTACAAGATtccacaagccaaactggaaagaGCACTCGAGTTTCTACATTCCAAACCGACACCGGCACGTAATCACGTTAGGCCTTGTCATGGAAACATCGCAAACCGTGTCGGCTACAATCGCAAACTAGATAGGAGTATGTTCGATACAGCTAACTTGCAGGAAGTTGCAAGTCTCTGTGCCGAACGAGAGCAATGGCCGGAACTTATGAAAACCGTGGCAATCATGTGCGAAGATCCACACTATCAAGACGTTCATGCAATTCTAAGGGTAGGTTTACTGTTAGAtttcaaataaataattttggtATAACCGAGGAACCATTGCCGTTTTCCAGAATGCCCTTTTTGCCATAATTGCAGATCCGACTTTGAACGATCCATCGTACCTGGAAGCTTATTTGTATTCTAACCCGGTTTGCAAGAATCCGGGAGATATCAGCTACTGCATAGATATGATTTTGGAGGTTTTCCAGGGCATTACGGTACGACTTAAACGACGATACACTGTTCGTGATGAAACGCCTCAAATTACACGATACTCCACTAGAAGTATGCAACAATCGAAAGATAAAACGAgcgaaatatgaaaataatccaaaaaaatgttttgcttattgatatatcttatttagttttatttttgctaaaatatGCCATGCATAGGAACGTAGGCGTCGAGTTTGAAGCAAACTAAATCTCTGGTTCAGTCAAACGCAGGTGaatcaaagaattttttttgcggGATTAGCATTAGCATACTTTGCTAAGAGATGTGGGTTTTTATAAACGTACATATTGGTTTCCTATAAAATGTGTAAACAAGTTCAGACTCCTGCATGACTTGCTTGTGTATTATCTAAAAAAACGGTTCGATGGAAATTTGTTTGATGTAGAAAAGCCCTGGGACCACATGACATagtaaaaaaagtgatgaagtgaagatagaactaacaaaagggcgaatgtgtAGCAGATCACAGATTTAAACATGGTAAAGTCGCTACGACTTGGCCCAAGTCAAAAGGTCAGATTCAACGAGGACCGGTTCTGCTACATTGTGAAATGTGGAAAAATAGTTCTTGTAATCAGcaattgtcgaccaacattagaaaagggcggataagccaaacgTCAAACAGACCGAACGAGGGTTATTTTTTGCTAGAGCAACATAGGAAAATAAACTCACTcattctgtttgacagttggcttatgcgcccttttcaaatgttgctcGACAATTGATACAAACAAATCtagataaaattaacaaaagggcgaatgtcgcaaatgtaaaccaaacgggtgagttatttttttgctagaccagcataggaaaagcaaccctcacttggtttgtttacgcatgcgacattcgcccttttgttaattctgttttcaaataaatatctGAAGTTATTTGGACAGAAAAATTCTTCCACACCTTTTTGTGCTCATTGATTTCAACGCCCATTCGGTTCCATTTCCGAGCGTTCCTTGCTCAAAGAACGACCAATTCGCTGGCTGGTTGCACTGACACCCGACAATCGAATGCCTTCATCTCACTCTGGCTTACTACCGTTAACGTTTAAGGATAGCAATGTGTGCACATGACAGAAAAGCACAGCATCAATCATTCTTCCCTTTGTAGGAAGGAAGTTATCTTACTTCCATTATCATCATCGTTTTGCGTTTTCTGGTGCGGCATTCGCGGTTCGGTTGTGGTTCGTTCGTCGTCCGTCGGTCGGTCAATTTTCAATCGGAAAATTATTGCAAAATCGGAACTTTCACTCGGTTATGGTAGTGTAGTGTGAAAGTTAAATTTTCGCTTATAAAGGTGATAATGTTAAACTGAATTGAGAGATACGGAATTATTCAATATATTCTGAATTCTGATCTAAAGAACTTTAACAAGTTAGAATAAAATTCTAATCATCGATAAAAATTTCATGGGAGTGACAGAGAAAGGATAGGCATAGGAATTTTGAACGTGCAAAGGAGAAGGACCGCTGAAAAATGCAGATTTTTTGCTCTCGATATTTTGACGTTTGGAGCGTGTGAATTCGGCTTCTGCAATAGTATAAGTGCAATCAGccacatggaaaataacaatttCAAAACACTTCCACCTAACAGTGAATAGATACTTTCTTCAAATTTAGATGATTAGTGATTTTCAATCAACTCCGCTATTTAATTTGTATGCGTTCACGCTCTCAGGTTCACTTTAAAAGTGTATGGCTTGTTTTACTAAGATTTAGATAAAGAACTCGCCTACTCGATTTATTTAAATAAGAGTTATTCGCATTTTCGGCTTGATCGGGGTTTTGTCcgcaaaatttagaaaaaaataatgacagcaaacggtcATGAATTTCCGGAGCAACATTTAACATAGCTCTAATATTTACAAAGTGTTGCAAACAGTCAGTTATGAAATGGCTTCAAACGATTGAAAGCTACAAACGATGCACAGAAGCAACATTCAAGATTATAATTCCTTTTTCTCGAAATCTAAATTTTGTCACCTAATTCGGTCTGTCATACACCAACTACTTCTTACCGTAAAATACATTCTTGTGCCATCCGGCCACCTTAATCTCATTAAACCTTTCAGCACTAGAAATCGGTTACGTGACCTAAAAAGTAGAAAAGTGGAACAACGTTTGCTGAATACTTAGACCCAgatacaatgcatacggattttactacgttgcggcaatttgacagaaaatccatggaaaaactcaaatttccgcaacgtagtaaaatccgtatgcattgtgtctgggctttTACGCTTCATATTACAGTAGTCGAACATGTTCTAGGAAAGTTAGTtcttttaaaaacaattttttgaaaaattgcaaaacacTTTGTCCTTAAAGGGTTAAGCTATTGAACTTTACTTGATTTGCGTCACCATACCTGCATTAAAACCTTTGTGCACAACTTTTAATCTACCTCATTTAACATTGGCAAAGTGGAACTTACACAGTTCTAAAGGTTTTCTCGAAAAACAGAAGTCAAATCTTGGCGTATCCGCAAGTGTAAACAAATTGTGTGGGAAATGCAAATACCAACATGATGAAACGTGTAAAGTGACCGGGGCCGAGAAACGATTCTAATCATATTTAGTTCAGTTTATAATCTTTCCTTGGCGAGAAAGGTAAAAAGTTGCATGTAACATGCACACATGCATCCAAAATAGGTCGCTGATGATAAAATATGAACATTGTTACAAATTCGGCCATAATCGGTCATCAAATAATGACTGTTTTTTACTGTGACGCGTATCTGCAGTAATCAATTAACATCAGTTGTCAAAGCTTAGATTTAAAAGTACGGAAACTTCCTGAAAATAATCGGAGACTGCAAAATATTAGCATTTTTTCTTAATATTACATGCACTATACTTTAATTATATGTGATGGAGAATAAACTGAAAAGCTACGACTTTCCACGCAAACGATATGTACCAATTTTGCATTGTTTTCTCCCACAATGCGGTGACCGTCCAGTTGAAATTTTATAGCTGCACTAGTATTGATGTGGCGCCTAGTTGTGGTTTTGTGTTTGTGCCGTGCTTTTGTCGAATGCATAACTGCGTTGTAGCTGTATTTGTGTTAGACGGGCGacgacaaaaataatcaaaacgtCAAAATTTTCTCTACAATTGAGTGAATTTCCGAATTGAAGACACCTTTGCTTGCtggtaaaatttgtaaaaaagtaTGCAAATTGTCGtgcaatttcaacatttttacTTGCAAAAGTAGTTGTAGAAGAAATTTTAGTGCAACGAGTAGCGTTTTGCAATTATGCGAGTGTTTTTACGGTGAAACTGTCAGGCTCGGGAACAGAAATCGGATTTTTTTCCGCCCATCCAGGCCACGACGGTATGTGAACTTGAAAGCCAATAAAACCATTACAAAGATACCATAGAAGAAGCCACTGTCAGCAGAAAAAGGTTTGATGAAAGTTTTGCAGTAGTCGGAAATCAAGAGAGGTATTCGCAAAAGTACTAACTAGTGCTCCTCCGATACCAATAGCAGGGCCATTGAGCCACGAAGAATAAATTTTTTCCTGTCGAAATTGTTGCTGCAAAAATAGCACTTTATCGATTAATCATCGCCAGTGTCACAGTTTTACATTGTTTATTTGTTCATGCTATGATAGAAAATAATAGGATGTTGAAAGCAGAAAGTTATTCATCAATATCAAACATAAAAtacctaaattttatttttctgcagtttATTAGTTGGTAGATCCAAATAAGGCAGGATGTATTGCATATAGTGTTGGAACAGTGAGGAAGGAAGAGGCAGCAAGACATTCAAGATCAAGTTGTGCAAACTCTAGGATATTCCGGACATTTCCGGATTGTGTGCCGGTCGTTGCTAGGACTGCAGTGTTAATTGGTGCCGCAACAGTCATGGTTTAGTGAACATTGGCAGCTGTAGACTACGCAGTCTGCACTCGTCTGGTGTAGCAGGTTTGCTAAAAGAACAGAACGCAGCCAGAAGAACGAAGGTTACCTCGCATAATtcaactgcagcagcagcagcgacaaGCTGAAGAAGTCTGAATTCCATCCAAGGTAAGTTGCTCGTTGTTGCTGCTCCTCACATGGTTAGGTTCAGGATTTATCTATCCGAATACAGGTTCTgttgttttgccttttttctcGCGTAATGTGCGTGGTTCTGATCGCTCTTGATAGAACAAGAATTCAGTGAtataagcataaaatgatatGGCAGATGAGCTTGTATTCGTtgcgttgaaaaaaaaaaccagatTGGGGTACGATTTTCTGCACGCTGCTGTATAAAAGACCGGTTATGGGGAAGCCTAATTCCAAATCAAGTAAATTTACGTCGGCAGAAATTTAAACGTTTTTGATTGGGTAACATGGTCTTCATCGCCGGTACCTGTGTTGTAAATGCCGTATAAAACCGGAAATTAGGTGTGATACTTTTTAACACATGGAGGATTTTTCACTTTACAATAGTTGTTGCGCATGAAATAGTTTTCCGATTTGATTTTGTCTGAATATTCTTTCTAATAGCAATTGCAAATTTCGGCTTAATAGAATTCGGAGTTGCCAAGTGGAATATAAAGCTTTTTCTTTAGTAGTCGATAATTCGTTGGaggcttattttctattttgatCCTGTACTATAGAATGACTGGCTGAAAATTAGTCGCTCGACTCACTTGGAACAGATTATTGATATGATAAAGCACCATTTGTATTCCTTCAATTggcttgaaattagtttttaaaatataaaatatttaatggtTTGAGCGCTGTACCTTTTTAAAGACGAATCAGTTTTatatcttttttttctgtccgttGGCTTGTTCCCAGTTCTAATTCATTCGATTTTTTTCGATTATACTCACTTCAACAGCTTGGTCATATATGACTACTAcgggattgggatttgaaccgCAGAACCCCGTAGTGAGAGGCCTTCATGCTAACCGCCACTACATCGGGATTAACCTGTGTTAATCCGATTTGCTGCAAACTTTTTAGTTAGATTCTAATACAAGATTAACATCTAC is part of the Sabethes cyaneus chromosome 2, idSabCyanKW18_F2, whole genome shotgun sequence genome and harbors:
- the LOC128735544 gene encoding nitrilase and fragile histidine triad fusion protein NitFhit isoform X1, with the protein product MYTRFSCRFSKLLKFSFDQLFDPVNSRNLSSMRTMDNPKIAIAQMRSTNDKQHNLNQVINIVEKAKDQDAKFVFFPECCDYVGNNREETLKLSEPLTGPTVNKYAQLAKENDLWISFGGVHEAILNGNADDEKVENIYNTHIVVDNRGTIVGKYRKLHMFNVVTPEFKFRESETVRSGSELVPPIETPIGRLGMQICYDVRFSEASTLLRKQGAEIITYPSAFAVSTGRAHWEVLLRARAIENQCFVIAAAQIGFHNKKRESYGHAMVVDPWGVVLGEAGQQDLDVVVTTLNYDRLGSVRQNMPCFEHRRDDIYNLSCRDALAGPPLLEQKYLFGGFDIPKETVFFSSEHSFAFVNIRCVVPGHVLVSTKRSAARLPDLTPAEINDFFQTVCKVQKVAEKLYDATSSTVTVQDGPEAGQTVQQVHCHVMPRHVGDFPENDQIYGELNRHDKEPERPRRTHEVMVAEADRFRESFVNLGL
- the LOC128735544 gene encoding nitrilase and fragile histidine triad fusion protein NitFhit isoform X2: MYTRFSCRFSKLLKFSFDQLFDPVNSRNLSSMRTMDNPKIAIAQMRSTNDKQHNLNQVINIVEKAKDQDAKFVFFPECCDYVGNNREETLKLSEPLTGPTVNKYAQLAKENDLWISFGGVHEAILNGNADDEKVENIYNTHIVVDNRGTIVGKYRKLHMFNVVTPEFKFRESETVRSGSELVPPIETPIGRLGMQICYDVRFSEASTLLRKQGAEIITYPSAFAVSTGRAHWEVLLRARAIENQCFVIAAAQIGFHNKKRESYGHAMVVDPWGVVLGEAGQQDLDVVVTTLNYDRLGSVRQNMPCFEHRRDDIYNLSCRDALAGPPLLEQKYLFGGFDIPKETVFFSSEHSFAFVNIRCVVPGHVLVTLKRPAFRLPDLTPAEINDFFQTICKVQKVAEKLYGVTSTTVTVQDGPDAGQTVNHVHCHILPRRKGDFSEKRQFYNELRRHDKDPTKPKRSPEEMNAEAKMFREEFLRMQ
- the LOC128735523 gene encoding uncharacterized protein LOC128735523 — protein: MKQRARSNSSSSRRVKSKTRSSKEIKTYKIPQAKLERALEFLHSKPTPARNHVRPCHGNIANRVGYNRKLDRSMFDTANLQEVASLCAEREQWPELMKTVAIMCEDPHYQDVHAILRNALFAIIADPTLNDPSYLEAYLYSNPVCKNPGDISYCIDMILEVFQGITVRLKRRYTVRDETPQITRYSTRSMQQSKDKTSEI